A stretch of Chionomys nivalis chromosome 2, mChiNiv1.1, whole genome shotgun sequence DNA encodes these proteins:
- the LOC130869035 gene encoding zinc finger CCHC domain-containing protein 10-like, whose translation MGTPTHRLMLIARRQAEANKQHVICQKCLEFGHWTYECTGKKKYLHRPSRTAELKKAFKEKENRFLQQSIGETNVERRSKKKRSKSVTSSSTSSSDTSASESSSESQTPASSSSEDSDSGDSRSSSSSSAYTSSSSSSSVSDSTPAPPAAAVAVQTDSSSDDEPPKKRKKKQNSPCTGLMDQKRQFDSQGN comes from the coding sequence ATGGGGACTCCCACGCATCGGCTCATGCTCATAGCTCGTAGACAAGCTGAAGCCAATAAGCAACATGTAATATGTCAGAAATGCTTGGAATTTGGACATTGGACATATGaatgcacaggaaaaaaaaagtacctgCACAGGCCTTCCAGAACAGCGGAGCTGAAGAAagcttttaaagagaaagagaatagatTCTTGCAGCAAAGCATTGGAGAGACCAATGTGGAGAGAAGGAGCAAGAAGAAGAGGTCTAAGAGTGTCACGAGTTCCAGTACCTCGAGCAGTGACACGTCAGCCAGTGAGTCTTCATCAGAGAGCCAGACGcctgcctcatcctcctcagAGGACAGTGACTCAGGCGACAGCCGCTCTAGCTCCTCCTCCTCAGCTTACACCTcctcgtcttcctcctcctcggtCTCAGACTCGACTCCAGCTCCTCCAGCTGCAGCAGTTGCAGTACAGACAGACAGCAGCTCTGATGATGAGCCGcccaagaagaggaaaaagaaacagaactctCCCTGCACTGGACTAATGGACCAAAAACGTCAGTTTGACTCACAGGGGAACTGA